The DNA segment CCATGggcccccccatccctcccccgAGACACAGATCATTGGGGAACCTGGGGGTCACGTTGGACATGACCCCCGTCGTGGCTGACGCCGGAAAATATGAAGGCACCCCCATGGAGCCTCGGAAGTCCCCGCGGCTGTTGTTGAGGAGATGCTGTGGcggttgttgctgttgctgtggAGACATTTTGACGTAGTACGGTTTGCCGCCATGTAATAGACACTGGTCGTCGCCGAAGGTTGGGATGAAGGGGTTCTGGGTCACCTTATCTGGGTAGAGAGATTTAGACAAGGAGTAAGTCCCGGCCCCTTTGCCACTACCgcccccaccacctccacctcccatcATTCTTCTATCCCTGTCCCTCATGTCTTTCTCCCCCACCGACCGACGGTGCAACCCACCTTCTCCTCGTTCGCCTCGGAACAAATTGAAGGAGGAGCCTCCTTTCGCCCTCTCCCGCTCACTACCACCCCGGCTGAAAAAGGAGGgactatctctgtccctctccgcGTACTGGGCAAACATTTGGGCATATGGGCTAACTCCCTCCATGTAGCGGTCTTTGTCTTTCAAGCTCACACTTCTGGGTGGGAGGAGCtgcccccttccccctcctcctccacctcctccccacccccGCCCATGCGTCCGCCACCCCCACCCTTCTGCAAATCCACAAACGTGTCGTAGGAGTGTTGTCTCCGTAACACCCGCCCACCTGGCCCTAGCTTCCTGCGCTGTGCATGACTTTGTGATTGGCCAGCACCCCCCGCATCACCACTcttcccccctccaccccccatcTGGCTAAATATGAGGTTATCTTCACTGATGTCATACAGGTTGCCTGGTTTCTTACACGACTCGCACCGTTTGCAAGTTGCAGAGCTTGGACGACTATTTCCCCCTCCGCCACTAGTGCCCCCCCTCCTCCGCCACTAGCGCTCCCATGCGTACAGGTGCCCCCTCCCCCATGGTGAGAGATggacttccctcctcctcctcctcccccgccaccaccaccaccactgtgatTCCGACACTCCCAGTCACCCCCTGCTATGCCTCCACCCCCCACTTCAGACATGTTCTTCTCCCAACACGTGTGGGCCTGTTGCCCTGACGACCCCAAGCCCATTCCTCCGACTACGCCACTTTTACCCTCTGACTTTTGGGTTTGTTACCTTTCAGGAAATCCTCCACAGGCACTAGGCTCTTACAAatgccactaccactactaccgccAGCGACTCCTCCTCCCCTACCGCCCATCGGACAAGGCCCGTCGGCCACATCCACATGCTCCCACTTGGCAGAGCCCTCCTTGGAATGGACCTGCTCCGCATAGAACTCCCTCAGATTTTCTTTGTCGCGGAATAAGTAAGGTGAAGAGttaccccctcctccacctcctcctctcttcctctcagagGGGACCAGGGGTGGGGAGGCCGAGCGGTGTCCCAGG comes from the Oncorhynchus keta strain PuntledgeMale-10-30-2019 unplaced genomic scaffold, Oket_V2 Un_contig_26113_pilon_pilon, whole genome shotgun sequence genome and includes:
- the grin2bb gene encoding LOW QUALITY PROTEIN: glutamate receptor, ionotropic, N-methyl D-aspartate 2B, genome duplicate b (The sequence of the model RefSeq protein was modified relative to this genomic sequence to represent the inferred CDS: inserted 3 bases in 3 codons; deleted 4 bases in 2 codons), producing the protein EMEELEALWLTGICHNEKNEVMSSQLDVDNMAGVFYMLGAAMALSLITFIAEHAFYWQLRFCFMGYCTGKPGFTFSISRGIWSCIHGVQIEENKSAMDSPSATMNMNMNNTHSNILRLLRTAKDMTAIPGVNGSPHTHGALDYGGHHRGESPSIYDVSEHRRSLQERKALPPPYLPEDNMFSDYISEVERTFGNLPLKDNNLYQDHYLHHHSGPGPGLALGMSGPPPNRPSSLGSTSSLEGGMFDCDSLGGGVAPIFTTQPRVASLTHRNTNKFDLIAGHASASGSGQQVGQFKSNDLYGRFSFKGGASSSGFIDRGGHDRYCMGGGGGGGGGSGGDDVSDISSHTITYGNLEGNAKRRKQYRDSLXKRPASAKSRREQDEIDYRRRAHHHHTVHHHFSRGPLGHRSASPPLVPSERKRGGGGGGGNSSPYLFRDKENLREFYAEQVHSKEGSAKWEHVDVADGPCPMGGRGGGVAGGSSGSGICKSLVPVEDFLKGQTQKSEGKSGVVGGMGLGSSGQQAHTCWEKNMSEVGGGGIAGGDWECRNHSGGGGGGGGGGGGKSISHHGGGGTCTHGSASGGGXGGTSGGGGNSRPSSATCKRCESCKKPGNLYDISEDNLIFSQMGGGGGKSGDAGGAGQSQSHAQRRKLGPGGRVLRRQHSYDTFVDLQKGGGGGRMGGGGGGGGGGGRGQLLPPRSVSLKDKDRYMEGVSPYAQMFAQYAERDRDSPSFFSRGGSERERAKGGSSFNLFRGERGEGGLHRRSVGEKDMRDRDRRMMGGGGGGGGSGKGAGTYSLSKSLYPDKVTQNPFIPTFGDDQCLLHGGKPYYVKMSPQQQQQPPQHLLNNSRGDFRGSMGVPSYFPASATTGVMSNVTPRFPNDLCLGGGMGGPMGNHHGPRLGGNKLLPVRDGGLGLVGQGGQTPFNGSSNGHVYEKLSSIESDV